In Chitinivorax sp. PXF-14, a single window of DNA contains:
- a CDS encoding DUF1653 domain-containing protein, with product MNTRYRHYKGGLYELVCEATLESDLTPLIIYRAADGSIWARPKAVFFEQITVDGKTLQRFTALDD from the coding sequence ATGAACACACGTTATCGCCACTACAAGGGCGGGCTGTATGAACTGGTCTGTGAGGCAACGCTCGAATCCGACCTGACCCCGCTGATCATCTACCGCGCGGCGGATGGCTCGATCTGGGCCCGCCCCAAGGCCGTGTTCTTCGAGCAGATCACGGTCGACGGCAAGACGCTGCAGCGCTTCACCGCACTCGACGACTGA
- a CDS encoding YigZ family protein has translation MTFTLAEAVEAELEIKKSRFIAHVAPVASRQAAMVLLSQLRDRYPDAGHHCWAMLAGNEAGANDDGEPSGTAGKPMLNVLQHKALQDVCAVVVRYFGGVKLGAGGLTRAYGQAVSLALQQARLVPVVAMARLSLLIEPALEHRVRHWCAQAGVVVVGAESYDQLRRLDLDLPQAQCAAARAELDNLTQGRARWLDELGTGIT, from the coding sequence ATGACCTTTACCCTTGCCGAGGCCGTCGAGGCCGAACTAGAAATCAAGAAAAGCCGCTTCATTGCCCATGTCGCGCCGGTGGCGTCACGGCAGGCCGCCATGGTCTTGCTGTCGCAGTTGCGCGACCGTTACCCCGACGCGGGACACCATTGCTGGGCGATGCTGGCGGGCAACGAGGCCGGGGCGAACGACGACGGCGAGCCATCGGGCACGGCCGGCAAGCCGATGCTCAACGTGCTGCAGCACAAGGCACTGCAGGATGTGTGTGCCGTGGTGGTACGCTATTTCGGCGGCGTCAAGCTCGGCGCCGGCGGGCTGACGCGGGCCTATGGCCAGGCCGTATCGCTGGCACTGCAGCAGGCCCGTCTGGTGCCGGTGGTTGCGATGGCCAGGCTGTCGCTGCTGATCGAGCCGGCGCTCGAACACCGCGTGCGCCACTGGTGCGCGCAGGCCGGTGTAGTAGTGGTGGGCGCGGAGAGTTACGACCAGCTGCGCCGCCTCGATCTGGACTTGCCGCAGGCGCAGTGCGCCGCGGCCAGGGCGGAGCTCGACAACCTGACACAAGGGCGGGCTCGTTGGCTGGATGAATTGGGCACGGGCATTACTTGA
- a CDS encoding diguanylate cyclase: MNGTSDLHFAIDELNQQAWEWLQSEPDRALRAAEEALRKSIEQNYLHGQSHARLALALHETRQGDVRAGIARLGQIADDCARHGDHVGYLRANLGVAQAELGHGEAERARTRLHTLLQQAEANLQVPDYAALLNTLSIAEHNVGNATEGLRLAYQALAALGPYPYNAITAFLSHNIGVYQLNVGNDDLAHKLLSDALIAIHAAGSRTQIALFTANLALCQLNRNESAQALDLVVARIHLGSDDVTPRDYGFLLAVAAHACTRLQRWDEAVEYHSQARHYLKDEDDPFFAGYLAYLAALLAQHAGVLPEALRQTSVAHEAARLSHDDQLLLNTLSLQAELQAQAGEHQRAYELHREFHTHYHRLTDTANETRYLTLQVQYELQEAKAARDIAQHDHAETEAARQALAALNQELADRLADIEALQAALREQAIRDPLTGLYNRRHLSEALPQVLQLAIRENWSVCVALIDLDNFKRLNDSHGHGMGDAALVHLAQVLRDGIRGSDFCCRYGGEEFCIVFAPISIDAAHTRLHQLLQAFAGATIVDGEQNVSGLTFSAGIASSLHHGLDSQSLLRAADIALYRAKDSGRNQVLVAVQE; encoded by the coding sequence GTGAACGGCACGTCGGATCTTCATTTCGCCATCGACGAGCTCAATCAGCAGGCTTGGGAATGGCTGCAGAGCGAGCCTGATCGTGCCCTCCGCGCGGCAGAAGAAGCATTGCGCAAGTCGATCGAGCAGAACTATCTGCACGGCCAATCGCATGCCCGCTTGGCCTTGGCTTTGCACGAAACACGGCAGGGCGATGTGCGTGCCGGCATCGCCAGGCTGGGTCAGATTGCTGACGACTGCGCACGCCACGGCGACCATGTCGGCTATCTGCGTGCCAACCTGGGTGTGGCGCAAGCCGAGCTCGGCCACGGCGAGGCGGAGCGGGCGCGCACCCGGCTGCACACGCTGCTGCAACAAGCCGAAGCCAATCTGCAGGTGCCGGACTACGCCGCCCTGCTCAACACGCTCAGCATCGCCGAGCACAATGTCGGCAACGCGACCGAAGGCCTGCGCCTGGCCTACCAGGCGCTCGCGGCGCTGGGCCCCTATCCGTACAACGCGATCACCGCCTTTCTGAGCCACAATATCGGCGTCTACCAGCTCAACGTCGGCAACGACGACCTTGCCCACAAGCTGCTCAGCGACGCGCTGATCGCCATTCACGCGGCCGGCAGCCGCACGCAGATCGCGCTGTTCACCGCCAACCTGGCCCTGTGCCAGCTCAACCGCAACGAGTCGGCACAGGCACTCGATCTGGTCGTGGCCCGCATCCACCTCGGCAGCGATGACGTGACCCCGCGCGATTACGGCTTCCTGCTTGCCGTCGCGGCCCATGCCTGCACCCGCCTGCAGCGCTGGGACGAGGCCGTCGAATACCACAGCCAGGCCAGGCATTACCTGAAGGATGAAGACGACCCCTTCTTTGCCGGCTATCTCGCCTATCTGGCCGCTCTGCTGGCCCAGCACGCCGGGGTACTGCCGGAGGCACTGCGCCAGACCAGCGTGGCGCACGAGGCCGCCCGGTTGTCGCACGACGACCAGCTACTGCTCAACACGCTGTCGCTGCAAGCCGAATTGCAGGCGCAGGCCGGCGAGCACCAGCGCGCCTACGAGCTGCACCGCGAGTTCCACACGCACTATCACCGCCTGACCGATACCGCCAACGAAACGCGCTACCTGACGCTGCAGGTGCAGTACGAGCTGCAGGAGGCGAAAGCCGCGCGCGACATCGCCCAGCACGACCACGCCGAGACCGAGGCTGCGCGCCAAGCGCTGGCGGCGCTGAACCAGGAGCTGGCCGACCGCCTGGCCGACATCGAGGCGCTGCAGGCCGCGCTGCGCGAACAGGCCATCCGCGACCCGCTGACCGGGCTCTACAACCGCCGCCACCTGAGTGAGGCACTGCCGCAGGTGCTACAGCTGGCCATCCGCGAAAACTGGTCGGTATGCGTGGCGCTGATCGACCTCGACAACTTCAAACGCCTCAACGACTCCCACGGCCACGGCATGGGTGACGCGGCGCTCGTCCACCTGGCGCAGGTGTTGCGCGACGGCATTCGTGGCTCTGATTTCTGCTGCCGTTACGGCGGCGAGGAGTTCTGCATCGTCTTCGCGCCGATCTCGATCGACGCCGCCCACACGCGCCTGCACCAGCTGCTGCAGGCCTTCGCGGGCGCCACCATCGTCGACGGCGAACAGAACGTGAGCGGCCTGACCTTCTCCGCCGGCATCGCCAGCAGCCTGCACCACGGGCTCGACTCGCAAAGCCTGCTGCGCGCCGCCGATATCGCGCTCTACCGCGCCAAGGACAGCGGCCGCAACCAGGTGCTGGTGGCCGTGCAGGAGTAG
- a CDS encoding ACP phosphodiesterase, whose translation MNYLAHLLLSADTPQSRVGNLLGDFIKPHQAQHLPATLRAGMALHHAIDRYTDSHPIVRQSKARVAAERRRFAGILVDIFYDHYLARHWARFHPLPLEAFTARCYHELHQQHQWLPPRLQAILPIMEREDWLLRYRDIDGIAEVLRAFSQHRLSRPNPIGEGIRDLRERHAEFEQDFLAFFPELAAHMAGAIRLAAATPPG comes from the coding sequence TTGAACTATCTGGCCCACCTGCTACTCTCGGCCGACACGCCACAGTCGCGTGTCGGCAACCTGCTCGGCGACTTCATCAAACCGCACCAGGCCCAGCATCTGCCCGCTACCCTGCGCGCCGGCATGGCACTGCATCACGCGATCGACCGCTACACCGACAGCCACCCGATCGTGCGCCAGAGCAAGGCCCGCGTGGCCGCCGAGCGGCGCCGCTTCGCCGGCATTCTCGTCGACATCTTCTACGATCATTACCTGGCGCGGCACTGGGCGCGGTTTCACCCGCTGCCGCTGGAAGCCTTCACCGCGCGCTGCTATCACGAGCTGCATCAGCAGCACCAGTGGCTGCCGCCACGGCTGCAGGCGATCCTGCCGATCATGGAAAGGGAAGACTGGCTGCTGCGCTACCGCGACATCGACGGCATCGCCGAGGTGCTGCGGGCCTTCTCGCAACACCGGCTGAGCCGCCCCAACCCGATCGGCGAGGGCATCCGCGACCTGCGTGAGCGCCACGCCGAGTTCGAGCAAGATTTTCTGGCCTTCTTCCCCGAGCTGGCCGCCCATATGGCGGGGGCGATCCGCCTCGCGGCAGCGACACCCCCTGGCTGA